The Desulfobulbaceae bacterium sequence TATCGACCAGGAAATAGCAGAAAGCCTGAAGAGAATTCTTGACCACTGCAACAACAACAGTGTGCCTATAGACAAATTCAATCTTCACACAGCTTTCAGTGAGGTCATCTTAAACGCCTGGAACCATGGAAACCGGAAAGACCCAGCAAAACCCATCAGAGTTCGCTGGTGGCTCTCAAATGATCTCAATATTGAGATCACTGACCAGGGAACGGGCTTTGTCTTTGCGACCGACGAAAATCCACGCAGAAAAACGAACCTCACTAAAGAGAGTGGGCGAGGCATATTTTTAGTTAAAAAAATCTGTGATTCAGCCAGATGGTTTGACGGAGGAAACCGGGTAATCATCTCGTTTAATAGTAACAGCTGTTCGTGGGGTCAACGACCCCAAAAGACCAAGACCAGCAGCTTTAAACTTTGGTAGCAGTGCCAAAGGAG is a genomic window containing:
- a CDS encoding ATP-binding protein, producing IDQEIAESLKRILDHCNNNSVPIDKFNLHTAFSEVILNAWNHGNRKDPAKPIRVRWWLSNDLNIEITDQGTGFVFATDENPRRKTNLTKESGRGIFLVKKICDSARWFDGGNRVIISFNSNSCSWGQRPQKTKTSSFKLW